The DNA segment TGTTGTGGCTATTGCCAGCTATCAGCATTATAAGATTGGTAAGCAACCAGCTTATGATGCCAAAGAAACACTGTTGAATTATGAAATAATAGGCTCTGGAGAAAACAAACTTGTTTTGTTACACGGTTTAACAGGCTCATTGCATTATTGGAAACGCAATTTAGAAAGTATTACAACTACGCATAAGCTACTTTTAGTCGACCTGCTAGGTTTTGGTGATTCGCCAAAACCACAAAGTGATTATTCCCTTTCAATACAATTGCAGGCCCTTGAATTGATTCTTAACAAAGAAGGATTCAATGATGGAAATATCATTATTGCAGGACATTCTATGGGAGCTATGATTTCATTAGCAATATTGGAAAAGCAACCAACTTGGTTCAAGGCAGGAATTTTTATAAGCATACCTGTTTACAAGAACGCTGATGAGTTTAAAGAAATTATGTCTTCTCATTCCTTTGTAGATAGGATTTCAACAAGCAAATTCTCAAAATATATTTGTATGATTCATCCCATATTTATGTCACGTGCATTCAAGCCTGATAACCTCACGGATGATGTCTATGAAGATGCAAAAAAGCATCATTGGATGAGTTATTATTATTCTCTCACAGAAGTCATCCTAAAAACAGATTTATATGCGATTACAAAGAAAATTAAGGATAAAGATGTGCTCTTTATTCACGGAGAAAAAGACACTACTGCACCTTTAGAAAATGCCTTAAAATTATCGAGGGAATTTAAAAACGCACAAATAATTACTTCATCTGAAGGAGACCATCAGTTCTTTCTGAAAGAAGCAGAATTTGTTTGGGACACAATTCAAGATTTTACTATTTCTGAAAAAAAGTTAAAAAAAACCATACCCAATGAGCACGAATAAAATTAAACATATAGGCGTATTCACATCTGGAGGCGATAGCCCTGGGATGAATGCTGCACTATACGCCATTGCCAAATCCGCTGAAGCAAAAGGCATAAAAATAAGTGGTTTTCGAAAAGGGTATGAAGGGTTGATAGATGGTGATTTGATACCATTAAAATCTCACGAACTAAAAAAAATAACCCAAATAGGTGGCACTATTCTAAAAACAGCACGAAGCAAACGATTTCTGGAATTAGAGGGTCGTAAAAAAGCATTGCAAACTTTAAAAGCAAATAACATAGATGCTTTAATTGCTATTGGTGGTGATGGTACTTTTAAAGGGCTATTAGCTTTTTCAGAAATATGCGACATTCCGTTTATAGGCATTCCTGGCACTATAGACAACGATATTTTTGGTACTGATTACACCCTTGGTTTTGATTCGGCTGTAAACACTGCCATTGAAAATATTGATAAAATAAAAGATACTGCCGAATCTCACAACCGTGTATTTATTGTTGAAGTAATGGGAAGGGATTCAGGCTACATTGCTATTCATTCCGGGTTAATGGTAGGTGCCGATTCCATCCTTATTCCCGAGAGTGGAAAGGACTTTATTTATCTATTGGACAAGGTTAAGAATTACGATAGCGAAGATGCTTTCCTTGTCGTGGTTTCAGAAGGCGATGAATTAGGTGCCGAGCTTGTTTCATCAAAAATAAAGGAAGTCAATCCCAATGTCGATTTACGGATTACGAAGCTTGGGCACGTCCAGCGAGGTGGAAATCCGTCAGCTTTAGATAGAATGTTAGGCATTAGACTTGGAGTGGCGGCTGTGAAAACACTTTTACAAGGTAAAAAAAATGTAATGGTAGGAGTCTTAAATAATCAATTGCATCTAACCCCTTTTGAAGTGGTGGTCAAGCAACATCAAGTAGATAATGAATTGTATGAACTTTTAGAATTATTTGGAAAGTAAGAAATGATAGAAGCCTTTAAAAATATCAACCCTTTCATCCTTGGATTGCTCATCAGTCTGGGCATTGGCCTTATTCTTGGGCTGGAACGTGAATATGATAAATTGAAGGAAGAACAAGGCTTTGCAGGTATAAGAACCTTCCCAATTGTTGCCATTATTGGTTTTATATTGGGAAATCTTTCCACAACCTATACACCTTGGTTGGTCATTATCATTGCGGCAGCATTTCTTTTGTTTCTGTCTTTGAGTCATCTTTCCATAGTACAAAAGCATATTATGACTGGTATTACCACCAATATGGCCTTGTTCGCTACGCTAATTTTGGGTGTTATGGTTGCCAATCATTTGCATAAGGAAGCAGTTGCGACCGCAGTAGTCGTGGTTACGCTGTTATCATTGAAAACGACCTTTAATACATTCATTAAGAATATTACTTCTGAAGAGCTCTTTGCTTTTATTAAGTTTTCAATTATTGCGCTTCTTATTTTGCCTTTCTTACCAAATCAAGATTATGGTCCAGAGGGATTACTTAACCCTTTTGAAATTGGAGCGATAATAGTGATAGTGTCATTTCTGAATTTCATTGGTTACTTTCTTGTAAAATATGTAGGTTCTAAACGTGGTATTCTGCTCACTGCTATTTTAGGCGGATTGATTTCAAGTACCGCAGTAGCTTGGATATATGCTTCGCGAAGTAAGGAATCGCCAGAACTTTCAAAAGAATATGCTGCGGGTATCATTATAGCTTCCGCAATTATGTTTCCCAGACTTGCGATTCTGGCCTATATTTTCAATAGTGCCATACTTTTAAATTTAGTCATTCCATTTACTATTCTTACCCTTATCTGCTTGATAAGCGCACTCTTATTCATCAAAAAGAATACAGATGTCACAAAAACAGCTATCAATCTGGGTAATCCGCTCAATATTTGGAACGCCCTTGGGTTTGGTGGTATTTATGTGGTCATCCTGTTTGCAGTTTTTTATGGAAATCAATTTTTTGGCGAAAGCGGTTTATACTATTCAGCCCTAATTGCAGGATTGGCAGATACGGATGCAATAACTATTAGTATGGCAAAATTTGGGTCATTGGAAGAAAAACTCACGCTGGCCACCAATGTCATTATAACAGCAACCATAAGCAATATGATTGTAAAACTTGGTATTACCTATTTCAAAGGTTCTAAAAAGACCGGGAAACTCGTGATGCTAATTTTTGGAACTGTTGTCATCGTAGGGTTAGTATATATTTTAATACAGTTAGGAAATTAAAAAAAGTGAAATGAAAACAACAGTATTCAGCACGCATAAGTTTGAAGAGCCGTATCTCGTAAAAGCGAATGATGGCAAGCATCAATTAAAGCTGCTTGAGAGTCGTTT comes from the Marixanthomonas ophiurae genome and includes:
- a CDS encoding MgtC/SapB family protein — encoded protein: MIEAFKNINPFILGLLISLGIGLILGLEREYDKLKEEQGFAGIRTFPIVAIIGFILGNLSTTYTPWLVIIIAAAFLLFLSLSHLSIVQKHIMTGITTNMALFATLILGVMVANHLHKEAVATAVVVVTLLSLKTTFNTFIKNITSEELFAFIKFSIIALLILPFLPNQDYGPEGLLNPFEIGAIIVIVSFLNFIGYFLVKYVGSKRGILLTAILGGLISSTAVAWIYASRSKESPELSKEYAAGIIIASAIMFPRLAILAYIFNSAILLNLVIPFTILTLICLISALLFIKKNTDVTKTAINLGNPLNIWNALGFGGIYVVILFAVFYGNQFFGESGLYYSALIAGLADTDAITISMAKFGSLEEKLTLATNVIITATISNMIVKLGITYFKGSKKTGKLVMLIFGTVVIVGLVYILIQLGN
- a CDS encoding ATP-dependent 6-phosphofructokinase codes for the protein MSTNKIKHIGVFTSGGDSPGMNAALYAIAKSAEAKGIKISGFRKGYEGLIDGDLIPLKSHELKKITQIGGTILKTARSKRFLELEGRKKALQTLKANNIDALIAIGGDGTFKGLLAFSEICDIPFIGIPGTIDNDIFGTDYTLGFDSAVNTAIENIDKIKDTAESHNRVFIVEVMGRDSGYIAIHSGLMVGADSILIPESGKDFIYLLDKVKNYDSEDAFLVVVSEGDELGAELVSSKIKEVNPNVDLRITKLGHVQRGGNPSALDRMLGIRLGVAAVKTLLQGKKNVMVGVLNNQLHLTPFEVVVKQHQVDNELYELLELFGK
- a CDS encoding alpha/beta fold hydrolase, producing MTLLLISIVFILPVVAIASYQHYKIGKQPAYDAKETLLNYEIIGSGENKLVLLHGLTGSLHYWKRNLESITTTHKLLLVDLLGFGDSPKPQSDYSLSIQLQALELILNKEGFNDGNIIIAGHSMGAMISLAILEKQPTWFKAGIFISIPVYKNADEFKEIMSSHSFVDRISTSKFSKYICMIHPIFMSRAFKPDNLTDDVYEDAKKHHWMSYYYSLTEVILKTDLYAITKKIKDKDVLFIHGEKDTTAPLENALKLSREFKNAQIITSSEGDHQFFLKEAEFVWDTIQDFTISEKKLKKTIPNEHE